Within Xiphophorus hellerii strain 12219 chromosome 10, Xiphophorus_hellerii-4.1, whole genome shotgun sequence, the genomic segment TAAAGTTGTGTAGAATGAAGCCAGACATTAACAGACGCATTAGTGCAACGTCTGTGGTGACGAAGAATACGTACTGGTCTAAAAGGTTAAAATAACCCCCAGTTGTGTTAACGAGTTTTGGGTAATGACCAAAAGAACAAGTCTACATGTAATTAATTTCCTCATGCAGAGTGACCGACCTCATCCAGGCAGAAAGAGGAAAGCTTTTTGGGATCCATTAAGGATTTGTTCCACTAGTAGAAGGCCTTAGTGCAGACCAAAGACCAGCTGGACATCGAAACTCTCAGCTGCGTTAGGAAACGTCTTAAAGTTCTTGTAGatgagcagaaagaaaaacctgGGGAGGTCTGAGGGTCTCTAAGTGGCTaaagatagatggatggattataAGAAGCACAATTGATTATGAGGTGATTTGAAGTTTTAATATGAACGATGTAATCtaggaaaatcaaaacaatcTTTTTAAAGTTGATCCCAATGATGTAGTTGTTGTTATAACTCTGGCGCTTCCTTTGCTTTCACAGCCGTCAAGCTGAAGGCGTTGTTCTTGACGTAGTGAATCATAAAGTTCCAGAAACGCATCACCGCAGCGCTGCTTGGTGCTGCTTGGTGCTGCTGCCAACCTGGACTGTGGATCAGTGAACATTAGAGCTTCCCATCTGCTCTGGAATTACAAGATCTTTGCATCAATGTGATGAAGAACCTTTATGTGTTCAGATTAACTAGAAGCAAACCCGTCTTGCAGGCGAATCGATTCTcagtttaaacagaaaatatacaaacacGAAAAGCTCCTGATGTTGGATATAACTAGCGTCTGTTTCTCGTCCTGAATCATTCTTAGCAGCTTTTAGGTTATTGAAACTATGAactgttaaagaaaagtaaTTGAGTTATCTCTTACTTCCAGCTTTTGGGCGTCATGGACTCGGTTTGGTGGCGAGGATGTTCtatttgtaaaacagaaaagtctcAAACACTAGTTCATAGTAGACCTACAGTTCAGTCTATCACCAGACAGCTTCGTTTCCTTTCGCACAACAGTGTCCGTTCTCTCTGAATGAAACcaaatattaacattatatTACAGGTGATGCCTCAAGCATTCATGATGTTTATCAGTACAAGTAAAACATTTGCTAAAAAGTAGAAAGTCTTAAGCTGCTCAGTCTTGTTCAAGGTGCTCGTCCGTTGTTAAAAAGCCACAAAGTGGATGTTTTTACTCGACAACAATCTGGCAGCAGTTTCGTTTTCATCCCGTTTCAGTGAAGATCGGCTCCACATTGTTACgaatggaaaaaattaaaaaggtgGCAAATGTGTCCTTTCTTCGTCCAAGATGCCTTTGATCCAAAAATATACATGGCTCCTTAATAAGTTCATCTTTCATATGTCCTTCACAAAATGTGATATTCGTTGTCTTTTCAGTATTCTAAACTACACTCAGGTCAGTGTTACATGTTGGTAAGAGGGCTTTATGTTCAAAGTGTCCGCAGGCGGTAAGAGGCACTGTCTTGTGTTTGGAAAACCTGacattacaataataataataataataatgacaaaaaaaaaatctgaagtcaTGCTAAAATAGGTCCAGCTGTTGTCACAGAGCCAGTAAAGATCCACTGCTTTTTATTCCTTATCTCCATCTTCACCGCTTCCtacaaagaaagacagaaacagaaactgaattttacatttaaacattttatgtttgctTTGAGTTTTATAGAAGGTTAAAAAGATCTGTTCTTGGTCGTTGTAGAGCCAGATAAAGCTGAAGTTGACTGTCCTTCTTTGTGAGAAATAGGGACTCCCTGGTGAGAGATTTTTCAATCTTTGGGTTATTATACCTCGTAAAATTATCTGTACCTAGTGTACAAAGAAATAAGATCatttaattgtaaattaaagaaatcaacACTATTCTCACCTCTGTCTTCAACTTAATATTTCAGTCCTACAGCACACCCCATGACTGTGTCACTGTCCTCATACATGGTTCCCTTCTTTAAGCTCCTAGACTTTTTTTTGCGTCCTGCGATGCGCtaactgcttttcttttctctaattTTGTGCAATTGCGCTAAACAAAATTTAGCTTAGTTTCTGTTTCCGTGCCCTTTAGCATTCAGTCATGATTCTGCCATAAAGAGAGCGGAGTTGCGTGCAGGTGGCGAAGCGACCAACCTCCTGCCGAGTCCATATCAGAGTCAGAAATGTGAGTGATGGAAAACCGAGACACGTTGGATGAGGAAACGGTGAACCGGGACAACTGGATGGCCGGTTTGGGCTCCGGAGCCTTGGCGACGGCGCGAGGCGGAGGAGAGTCGGCTGCTGTCGAGGATGTGGGCAGAGGTAGGAGGGGAAAGTCGTCCTCCCACTCAAACCCTGCGCCTGAGGGAAGATGGTGaggtaatgtttgtttttatcttataaaaactttatttctagGAACAAATAAACGCAAAAACGATAAACACACTCACTCTCCTCCGAGATGTTCCCATCTGAAGAATCATCTGAGATATTAGGTCTTTCCTGGGATTTTCTCCCAGAGCTCGAACCCTCGGATGCTAATGGGAAGCCGTGTTCAACCAGCTCCTTAGTTGGACTCTCCTGGTGAGGTAATATTAGGAAATGATTACTTAAAGTAATCATTAAGAAAACCAACCATGCAGTGAAAAAGCTTAATCCCCACAAAGAAACGACCGTGAGTAAACTTCCTACAGTTTAGCTTTACATGCACTGAGAAATCAGAGGGAAATGGATGATGTTCCAGCTGGATTGGCCCTAATTGACACCAAGGTGgttggaaacaaaaataatccaaaaactGTCCGCCATGAACTACCAAACagcactcttcagtgtggaagttaTTGCTGTTGGAAGAATGCTCAAAATTAGATACTTTCAATACCGACGATGTagttaaaataaagttgaaaaatgtttaagaagaTATTTGAACAagaactgttttattattagatGATCCTTAGagcaaaaggtaaaataaaaaacctggTAAAATTAGACTAATTTTAGCTAATTAGCATTAGCGATGCTGCTCAAATGCATTTTGGTCAAAACTttataaaaactggaaattggAAATCAACCACAAACACTCTTAGCAAGTTGAATATTCCATCTCCACTTCTCACCTGATCGAACAGGTAGACGGTAACGTCATCAAAGAAAGAAACCGTCTTCTTCTTATGGTCCTCCTCCAGATTCTCTGCAGCCAGGCTCGGCATCTTGAGGAGGCTCCGCAGTTTGTGAGCCTCGCTGTTGTCGCTCACCACTATGGGCACGGGGTGGCACTCTTCCtcactctcctcctcctcctcctcctgcgcGCTGTAGCTTCGCAGCTCCTCATCCGAATCGTCGCTGTCATCGGTGTCTGCGTCCTCCTCGTCGGCCTCCTCGCCGTCAGCGGGAGACGATCGGCCCTCTGTCGCAGGAAGTGGAGGTTGTGGGGTGGAAGGAGAgacaggagaggaggaagagaaccTCCTGCTGTTAGCTGTGTGCTGCAGCGCTACCTCGTCTTTGGGTAAGACGTACAGGATTTCTCCGGACATTCCTGATGGCcttttgtgatttgttttcattggcATTTCCTCGACTTTGCCAGCCTCAACAGAATCTGTTTTGTCCTCCATGTCCTTCTCTTCCTTAAAGCTGGAAGAAGAATCTCCATTGAGGGCACCAAGCGCTTCCTCCATGGCCCCCACCACCTCAGCTGCCCAGTCGCCTAAGGCTGAGCTCTCTTCATGGGATGGCCATTCATCCAGTATCGCCTCTGCTTTGAAGGCAGAATCTGAAGGTTCCTCATTCTCTGTCAAGCTTGTCCCTGGAGGAAGAGATTCGGCTCTGCCTTTTGGATCGTGGTCCACGTcaagttttaaatctttgttcACCACTCCATCTTTTAGttcttcctcctctccacttttccttttctctgcCTTTTTTCCTCCGACATGGTGTTTCTCTACATCACTGTGATGATCCATTTCTTTCAGCTGGCGATCCCTCTCCTCATCTCGACTTTGCTTTTCATTCTCATAATCTGAAAAGTAGGCAGAGTCTCTGTATGGAGTCTTGTCACTCAGTGGTAAAAGAATGTGGTCTTCTGTCTGTGAGCTGTCCAAAATCGAACCTTGACCCAATGATGGTTGAACCTCTGCTTTATCCTCTTCCTCTTGGTTCTCCTGAACTTCCTCTAGACCGGTATCCAAGGTAGGCTTTCCCTGAGGTTGTGATCGGGTGTCATGGGACTCTTTGGGGATAAACTCCGGACTCTCATTATTCTCTGTATCATATCCGCTGTCCATGGCTTTAGGTGAGCTGGAAGGGTGGGAAGAAGCAGGGCTGAGACCTTCACAAGATCCAGCAGCAGATGGCAGATCCATTGAGTCCATGGAATCAGGAGTTCCTACCTGCTTCTGCAAAGATTTAAAAGCGGGAGATACGTTCAGTTCATTGCCCTCATCGGCGAAGATGCCTGAAGTCACATCAGTGATGTCGTCTGTtatgtcttcttcttcgtcgCTGCAGTCGAGGATGTCAATGAGACTTACGGTGGAGCCGGCCTGGTCCATGCCGCTGTCGGCTGTGTGGCTCAGCTCCGACTGGGGATCTGTGATGGAAACCATTACGTGCCTGTTATCAGGAGGAGGTGGAGTGTTTTTAGTCATCGTCAGAGTTACCTCTTCTTTTCTAGGTTCTGGTGGATTTTGCATGATCAGATTTTCTTTGATTACTTCCTCTCGCTTCTCTGTAAGTGCCGTTTCTTCAGATGAAGGATTAATATAGTCCTCTTCACAGTCGTCAGCCTTTATCAAAGTGTGTTTGGAAACAACGGGACCCCCTGGAGCCGGTGACAGATTGATCATCTCCTCACTGCTGAGAATATCAGTGGTCTTGTCTGTGATGTAGCTGCTGTGACTGTAGCTGTGACAGTAGTCGTTGTTTCTCACTAACAAACCAGTGAGTGGATCAACAAAATGGGTGTGGCAGCACTCTCCAGATGGTGTCTCCGGAGTCTCCCCTTCATGGCACAGGTAGATGTAGGCATTGCAGTTGTCTGAGGGCACCATGGTGTGATGTTTACTCAGGCTGAGGCAGGCATTGTTATCTTTGGCCTGGTGTGGCTCTAAATAGTCGATGGGTTTGGGCAGAGAGTGAAAAGCCAGGCTGTGCTGGTCCGGCCAGGTGTCTTCGATGTCTGTACTTGGCATGGTGTAGTTGAAGTCGGTGTAAGAGTCTTGTCTGCAGCTGTGGCTCGCCCGCCTGTGGTGTCCTCCGCTGCTGTGCCTGTGTTTCGAAGGCCACGTGTTGCAGGTGTGTCTCTCGAGAAATAtgtcctcctcttcttcttctgtgtcactGTCTCTGTGTCCGATGAAGAGCGCGCCTCCGGTCTTCATGTTGATACTGACTGAGTGGCTATTGTGTCTCGTGTGACTAGGCATGGTCTTCCTTAAAGAGCCCATCATATCATAGTAGCCCCCTGTCATGTTCTTCCCTAAGAGAGAGGTTTGGCTGGTGTCCAGGTATGTCGCTCTGTAGGCCTGTTCAGGTGGACTGGTCACAGATGGGGATATACCCAGAGGGTTCTCCAGTTCTCCTAAAGCCTGACGAAGGCTTCTTGACCCCCAGCTTTCTTGGAGATGCTCACTGGAATGCTCACTTCCAACCAGATAAGGATCAATTTCTAAAGGAGGGGAGTGCTCATAGTAGTAGCCCCCATCTCTGTCTTTATAGGACACATAGTGACTTGACTCCCATGGTCGAAGGGGGCTGCTGTCTGAAACCTGACCTAAAAGAGGCTCCATTGTCAAGGAGATGGCTGGACTTGAATCATTGGAGTCATACAGATCAGATTTATGGATGTCAGCAGACCAGTAAGGACCCATGGTTTTGGTCTGTGATGGGCAGGCCATGCATTCACCAGAGTCTGCACTGCCAGTCAGGAAGCTCCCGCTGCTGCCCTGGTAGTCTGGGCTGTAGGAGCACATGTTGTAATCTGGATCCATGTTACAGTCCACAGGCTCCTCAATACGGATGTAATATTCACTGCTTACTGAGGGACTATGGGCGCTGAGGACAGGGAGCACACTGGGAGGATGCAAGTGTTTTGGTTGATAGGAGGTAGGAGAAACTCCGTGGCTTAGGCTCTCCATGGGACATCCTCCAACAATGCCCCCTGGTGGATAAAACACTTCTGGACAATGATGGTTGGCCTGAGCAGAAGTACTTGAGGACTCTTGGGATATGTAGGATGACTCTGCTCTGGCTTGCTCCCACTTGTACTCAAAGTTCAGGCCATGGATGGTCTCTGTGACTGTAAGTATGTCATCTCCAGACTCTGAATGGTAGCCATCACCAGATGAAAACTGCTCCAGTAAAGGGAAGGAAGAGGAGGTTAAGGAGGGTTGGTCTCTAGATATCGTTGAGGCGGTGTGGTGACCGTTGAATCCAGCGTTGGGACGCAGTGAGTTCCAGCGCCTCTCAAAGTCCTCTTCGGCCTCGCTGGCCCCTTTTGCACACAGATAGCTGAGCAACAGGTGGACTTCCTCTGCATTGGGTCTCTGGTCAGGTTGGAGCCAGCAGAATTGCATCACCTCATACCTGAGGAACCCAAAAATGAGAAGGGAAAGTGTTCAGAGTTAACCGATAAAACtgactaaaaacaaatgtgataaTCTGAGAAGGGAACTTTTATCTGCTAATCCCGGAAGTGATTTCACTGAGTTGTTCTTGgctctgtgttttgttgcatttgtctTCCTCCCCAATGGGCATGCCTGCATCTGTGTGTGACTCACCAGCGCTCAgccaggggaactttgagcagCGGCTTGGGAAGTCGCAGTTGCTGCTCTCTTACAGCATACGTCAGGACCTGTCTGTCAGAGTAGTGTCTATAGGGCTGGTTTCCCAGCTCAAACAGCTCCCAGATGGTCACACCAAGAGACCTGGGAGGACGAGACAGCGTGGACATCCACCTTTAGATCCTCACAATCTCATAGTATCCATGCTTTCATCTCATAATATAAGACTTTTTTGCTGAGCTGATTGGGTCAAACGCCTTCTCCAGTCACAGAATTTATTTTAGTCTTctctttttcttacatttcctCTTTATCTGGTgagaaaactaattttgttCATATGCAGCTGCAAATACGGCCCAAAGGATTGTGTTAGATCATAAAACTGCTACTTATGTTAGTAACAGGTCCAACGCACTGATGGTGCATCTTTTGGCCAGAAAATGCAGAGTTTCTGCAATTCTCAGGCAAGCTCTTCAATGAAAACTTTCTCTGTGAATCCAATAGAATAGATAGGCTGCAGACTGTAGATGTAGCCAAAGGAATTCTGATCTTCACACTGTTAAACCAATAAATTCTCTGCAATGATTAACAATTTACAAGCAGTTTGTCTATTGTAGAAATATGCATATTCTGCACAATAAGCTCTGATACTATGCTGCTGGTAGCCGTTTAAAAGCATAAATTCATCCAAGCTTCTTTGCcttgaagctaaaaaaaaaacttccgaTGAAAGATTCTCCCACTAAACATCCAAACCTTCCCCAAGTTGTTCACATGTTCTTGAAATAATTGAGCCGTATTAAAAGCTGAACATAGAGTTTGAACAGGTTGTTTACACAGAACAGAgtcaaatgtttcagttttgctaacaggtgaattttttttttgtgtgtgtgcaaaaaTAAGGAATTAGCTGCAATTATGTGTAGAAATGACTGTGTTGTGTTATTAGAAGACCTTAAACATGAGATTTAACCAAAGTGagcatttttagatttaatatGCAAATAGTCACAACTGTTCTTTAGGAACTGTGGATCAATATTGGCACAAAGTTTTCTGCTTACAATCATAAATGAATCACACTTAGCCAATTTAGTGGAAATTACAAAACAAGTTTAGGGGTACTTGAATGCACCGTCATGCcctgtctttaaaataaaccaaccaTAAAAATAGTGAACGATTAAACTGGCCAGACGACAAGAACCTCTGACCAGAATCAGAGAGGAAAAATAATTAGCACACCAAATTGATTGTTGTAAGATTGAACATCACCTGTTAAAGATTGGAATCTACTTTTTTGATTAAGTAATTAGATTGGGTTATAATAAACAGCTTACGGCATTTTAATGACACGCTACTGAATTTGTGTCTTTGTACAgatatttgttttctcttatAGAAGTGATCATGCTGCAGAATACACATTGAAACTACATACCAACAACCACTAAAAGTCTATTGGAGTCTAATGCataaaagggaaattaaaatgtctaaatgtgTGAGGTAGTTATTGGTTCTACCAGATGTTGCTCTGCTGGGTCTGATCAGCTAACAGCAGGTTTCCATGAACCTCATCCACCAGCTCAGGGGCGATCCAGCGCAGTGGCACATACGTCTGATCCGAGGTCACGTAGAAATCATCCTGGTAAAGTAGaaatattaacatatttcaTGATTTGACTCTGAAACACCTGAGTTGTGCATTACAAATGTTAGCAGGGATAAATCCAAGTTATTTTTCTGCCGTCgtcagacaaacaaacacagttTCTTCGGCAAAATCAAATATTAACATTCTGTTCGGGAACCTCACGTGGATCTACCTTATACTTTGTGTGCGCCAGACCGTAATCTCCGATCTTCACCGAGATGTCAGCAGTCAGCAGGCAGTTCCTCAGAGCCAGGTCGCTGATAAGAGATGCAGATAAACACCTCTTACACATCTGCAccatttaatgaaatagtaCACAGGATAACATCGTGGATGCTCTTGTTTAAGATGTTTCAGCTGTCACTGGTGGTGGAACATTGCACCTTTTCATCTGCAACATGTTGTGCCTTTAATAAAGCTGATCTGGGGAGGAGAGGCCACCGCCTGCAACAAAATCACTGATGCTGGAGTCAATAAGCAGCACTCAGGCAGCACCAGGATGTTGTTTCAGGAAGCAACTGGAAGCAAAGTTGGTGCAGCATCTGAATTTTTTGTTGTAAGTCACACAAATGCCAACTAATCAGCAGCAGCTTGGGACTACCTGTGGGTGAAGTTGTGTTTGTGCAGGTGCAGCAGTCCTGATGCAATGTCACAGGCCATCCTTTGCAGAATCAGGGGATCAGGGGTGATCGCCTCATTCGACCTGCAGCTTCGGAGGTAACCCTTCACATCCCCCTGGACacaacaaaggaaaataatacaccTGCATGCCACAAGGTTTGACCACTGGAGGGCGGTGTTTGGCAGTGAACTGCTCTTTCTGGCCTCCATTTCCTGTTCAGCTGAAGAAGTTTGCATGAAGGAGAAGCAGATCCTCAGATTTATGTGGCGATCTGTGGAAAAATCCAGCCTGCTGCAGCTGAGCGAGTTCAACTCGAACTGACAGTCTCATCTAACTGTTTAACAACTCTAAAGACTCCAGCACAAACAGCTGCTTCTTTTCCTGTGAAGCATTTCTTACCTCTATTTCTTCCCATGAAATAATCTTATGTATAAAGTCAACCTTTTTTAAAAGGTTGACTTTATACATAagataaataacatttaacctGATCAAGTTCACAAAATATTCCATCAGTTTTCCAAGTCGGTAAAATTGTTCAGTGCTACTGGAAATGCAGTGGATGATTTGGCTGAAAAATCAATTGCATTTATTGTTTCAGAACAAAAGAGAACATATTGCACTTTGTCCCAGGAAGCCTGGAAGTCCCactaaatggtaaaaaaaaaaaaaaaacagctacaaATTTATTAGATTTGAAGAAATTCTCCAAttatatcctttttttttaaagttaaataaatatatcaggGTAAATAATCTATTAGATACAGGTGAAGATTGTTGAATTTTATAATTTCTAGAATCCAGTAGTTGCCAGCCTCAGTGGGACAAGATCATTAGAGAATTAATCTACAACTTATCTAAATGTTTCAGgcttcaaataaaagcaaaggtCTGATGGTGAAACGTTCAGATTGTGTCACCACTAATGCTAGGATATTAAGTGTTTACAAGTGTTTTTAGGAGTTAAGTCTGTCCTGATTGTTGTGTGTTTGGATCAATCTGCTGTATTTCTATGGAGACTCACCAGTGGACAGAACTCCATGACCAGCAGGTAGGGAGTGACTTCAGTGCACTGGGCCAGGCACTGCAGCAGAGCCGGGTGCTGGAGCGTGCTGGAGAGCAGAAAGCAGGAAGAGCAGAAACGCTTAAAGGCATTTCTCTTTAAACTGACAGAGAAAGCACAACTCTCTGAACATTACTGTGGACACAtgcatgtgtttgtttattgCATGTAGGATCTGAATACATCGAAGCCTCTATATTTGCTCTGATGATGAAATCCAGCCTGGATTTCATGAAACTGGGAGAACAGTGTCTGGAATAGGTCTGCTTCAGTGGTTGTGTGAAAACTCTTGAAAATGGACGTTTTTATAAGGCCCAACATTTCCATTTACGAAATCATTGGATCTTTCGTTTTTCATCCTcttaaagatttatttccagtttcagGAGTGTTgctgtatttaatattttctattcATACTTTG encodes:
- the aatkb gene encoding serine/threonine-protein kinase LMTK1 isoform X2, producing the protein MLALLAAMCSALFIPGCALSSHFNPDGAPLSELSWSSSLTVVAISFSGLFTFVFLMLACLCCKKGKMGFKEFENVDCDEYHADMSTLASTVSQGTPDVYVLPLTEVSLPTTKQPARSAQLLKSSELTRHSLLYLKEIGHGWFGKVLLGEVNTGLNTTQVVVKELKVSASVQDQMHFLEEAQPYRTLQHPALLQCLAQCTEVTPYLLVMEFCPLGDVKGYLRSCRSNEAITPDPLILQRMACDIASGLLHLHKHNFTHSDLALRNCLLTADISVKIGDYGLAHTKYKDDFYVTSDQTYVPLRWIAPELVDEVHGNLLLADQTQQSNIWSLGVTIWELFELGNQPYRHYSDRQVLTYAVREQQLRLPKPLLKVPLAERWYEVMQFCWLQPDQRPNAEEVHLLLSYLCAKGASEAEEDFERRWNSLRPNAGFNGHHTASTISRDQPSLTSSSFPLLEQFSSGDGYHSESGDDILTVTETIHGLNFEYKWEQARAESSYISQESSSTSAQANHHCPEVFYPPGGIVGGCPMESLSHGVSPTSYQPKHLHPPSVLPVLSAHSPSVSSEYYIRIEEPVDCNMDPDYNMCSYSPDYQGSSGSFLTGSADSGECMACPSQTKTMGPYWSADIHKSDLYDSNDSSPAISLTMEPLLGQVSDSSPLRPWESSHYVSYKDRDGGYYYEHSPPLEIDPYLVGSEHSSEHLQESWGSRSLRQALGELENPLGISPSVTSPPEQAYRATYLDTSQTSLLGKNMTGGYYDMMGSLRKTMPSHTRHNSHSVSINMKTGGALFIGHRDSDTEEEEEDIFLERHTCNTWPSKHRHSSGGHHRRASHSCRQDSYTDFNYTMPSTDIEDTWPDQHSLAFHSLPKPIDYLEPHQAKDNNACLSLSKHHTMVPSDNCNAYIYLCHEGETPETPSGECCHTHFVDPLTGLLVRNNDYCHSYSHSSYITDKTTDILSSEEMINLSPAPGGPVVSKHTLIKADDCEEDYINPSSEETALTEKREEVIKENLIMQNPPEPRKEEVTLTMTKNTPPPPDNRHVMVSITDPQSELSHTADSGMDQAGSTVSLIDILDCSDEEEDITDDITDVTSGIFADEGNELNVSPAFKSLQKQVGTPDSMDSMDLPSAAGSCEGLSPASSHPSSSPKAMDSGYDTENNESPEFIPKESHDTRSQPQGKPTLDTGLEEVQENQEEEDKAEVQPSLGQGSILDSSQTEDHILLPLSDKTPYRDSAYFSDYENEKQSRDEERDRQLKEMDHHSDVEKHHVGGKKAEKRKSGEEEELKDGVVNKDLKLDVDHDPKGRAESLPPGTSLTENEEPSDSAFKAEAILDEWPSHEESSALGDWAAEVVGAMEEALGALNGDSSSSFKEEKDMEDKTDSVEAGKVEEMPMKTNHKRPSGMSGEILYVLPKDEVALQHTANSRRFSSSSPVSPSTPQPPLPATEGRSSPADGEEADEEDADTDDSDDSDEELRSYSAQEEEEEESEEECHPVPIVVSDNSEAHKLRSLLKMPSLAAENLEEDHKKKTVSFFDDVTVYLFDQESPTKELVEHGFPLASEGSSSGRKSQERPNISDDSSDGNISEESAGFEWEDDFPLLPLPTSSTAADSPPPRAVAKAPEPKPAIQLSRFTVSSSNVSRFSITHISDSDMDSAGGSGEDGDKE